The genomic stretch TCAATGCCGTAAATTCGCTATTTATTGGAACCTCAAATCAACTTGGAGAATTTGAATCTGGTACGATGGCTGGATTAATTGGTACTGTTCCAGCAGCAGTAGTTGGAGGTCTTGGGACGATAGTAGTTGCTGGACTTTGGATGTATTTATTCCCTTCGCTTAGAAGAATTAATTCACTTTCTGGAGAGAAAACAGAAAAAGTAGGATAATTTAATTAAAGGAGAATTTATGGAAAATACAAAAAAAACATTTGATACGATTGATGAATATATTTCACAATTTCAACCAGAAATTCAAGAAAAATTACAAGCTTTAAGAAGGACAATTAAAGAAATTGTACCGAATGCAGTTGAAAAAATTAGTTATCAAATGCCTGCATTTGCGCTTAATAAAAACTTAGTACACTTTGCAGCATTTAAAAATCACATAGGATTTTATCCTGGAGCAAGCGGAATTGCAGCATTTAAGGAAGAGTTATCAGTTTATAAAGGCGCAAAAGGGTCTGTTCAATTTCCAATAAATGAACCACTACCGTTTGATTTAGTAAAAAAGATTGTTAAATATAGAGAAATTGAAGATATAAAAAAAGAAGAAGAAAAAAAACAAAAGAAGAAATAAATTTTATAAACATGAGTCAAATATGAAGTAAAAACCTCTAAGTCAATTTAGTCTTAGAGGATTTTACTTCTTAAAGGGAAATGTCTGATGACATTTTGTTCATAATTCTGTCAAAGAATTTGCTTTGAAAACTTAAATTATCCGTTATACTAAACTTGTATTCAACTAGTAAAACGATTTGTTATCAAAAAAAATTTTTTTTAGAAGTTTATGTGAAAAATTTCACAATTCCTATTTTGGGGGACATTGCAGATGAAAAGAAAATTATTAATGATTGGTAATGGAATGGCAGGAGTTCGTTGTATAGAGGAGATTTTAAAAAGAAATAAAAATTTATTTGAAATTACAATCATTGGAGATGAGCCACATCCGAACTATAACCGAATTATGCTTTCAAATGTGCTACAAGGTAAAACTACAATTGATGAAATAAATATTAATGATTGGAATTGGTATGAAGAGAATCAAATTACATTACTTACAAACGAAAGAGTTACGGAAATTTCACCTTTAGATAAAATAGTAGAAACAGAAAAAGGAAAAATGATTTCTTATGATGAACTTATTATAGCTACTGGTTCGCGTGCATTTATACTGCCGATTCCAGGAAATCAACTTGAAGGAGTAGTCGGTTTTCGTACAATTCAAGATACTGAACTAATGATAAATTGCGCACAAAAATATAAGAAAGCCGTTGTAATTGGAGGTGGCCTATTAGGTTTAGAGGCAGCAAGAGGTTTAATTGATCGAGGAATGGAAGTTCATGTAGTCCATCTACTACCTACTTTAATGGAACAACAACTAGATGAACCTGCAGCAAAAATGCTTAAAAAAGATTTAGAAGCTCAAGGTATGAATTTCTTAATGGAAAAACAGACGGTTTCGATTAACGGTACAAATCGTGTAGAAGGCATTAATTTTTCAGATGGTACTAGTTTAGAATGTGATTTGGTAGTAATGGCAGTTGGGATCAGACCTAACATATCATTAGCAAAAAATGCAGGAATTGATGTAAACCGTGCAATTCTTGTAAACGATTTTATGCAATCATCTGATTCATCAATTTATGCTGTAGGTGAATGTGCCGAACATAATGGAACTACTTATGGATTAGTAGCGCCGTTGTATGAACAAGGGATTGTACTTGCAGATCATATAACCGGTTTCCCAACCAACGGATATAAAGGAAGCATATTATCAACTCAGTTAAAGGTTTCAGGATGTGATCTATTTTCCGGAGGACTAATTCACGAGGAAGATGATACACAAGCGATCGTAATAAATGACCAATTTGCTGGTCTTTATAAAAAAGTAATTGTAAGGGATGAAAAAGTTGTTGGTGTAGTTTTATACGGAGATGCATCAGATGGTAATCGACTGTTCAATATGCTGAAAAATGAAACTAATATTAAAGAATTTACAAGTGCTTCGATTCTCCATAAATCAGGAGAGGATTCAGCAGAAGACTTTGTTCTATCCATGAGTGCAAATGATACAGTTTGTGGGTGTAATGGAGTAACGAAAGGCACAATCGTGCAATCAATTTTAGAACAAGAGCTTACTACGTTTGAAGATGTGAAAAGTTGCACAAAGGCTGGAGCATCTTGTGGAAAGTGTAAAGGAATGGTTGAAAGTATTTTAGCAGCAACACTTGGTGATACATTTGATCCAAATGCTGCAAAACCAGGCATGTGTGGATGTACACACTTATCTCGTGATGAAGTTATGAATGAAATAAAAGAAAAAGGGTTACAAACTCCTAGGGAAGTTCGAATGGTTCTAGGTTTTGAAAGTGAAGAAGGATGTTCAAAATGTAGACCAGCTTTAAACTATTATTTAAGAATGATGTATCCAAATGATTATCATGATGATAAGTCATCTCGTTTCGTAAATGAAAGAATGGAAGGAAATATTCAAAAAGATGGTTCATTCTCTATTGTACCTCGAATGTATGGTGGGGTTACGACTGGTGATGAATTGATTAAAATTGGTGAAGTTGCAAATAAATTTAGCATACCGTTAGTAAAAGTTACGGGTGCAAGCCGAGTTGGTTTATATGGTGTAAAAAAAGAAGACGTACCAAAGGTTTGGCAAGAATTAGGGATGCGTTCTGGCTATGCATATTCTAAGTCCTTAAGAAACGTTAAATCATGTGTCGGAAATCGATTCTGCCGATTTGGAACACAAGATTCATTAGGATTAGGAATCCAACTAGAAAAAGCAATTGAAATGGTAGATACTCCGCACAAAATGAAGATGGGTGTAACAGGCTGTCCAAGAAACTGTGCTGAAGTACTGACAAAAGACTTTGGAGTAATTTGCGTGGAAAATGGCTATCAGCTTTATATTGGCGGGAATGGTGGAACAGAGGTTAGAGAATGTGATCAACTAACGACTGTTATAACTGAAGAAGAAGTAATTCATATGGCAAAAGCATACGTTCAATTCTATCGAGAAACTGGCGTTTACGGTGAACGAACTGCTCCTTGGGTAGAAAGACTTGGAGTGGATACAGTTAAAGAAGTGTTGTTAAATAAAGAACAAGAAAATGCATTAGTAGAGAAATTCAATCAAGCAAAAGCAACATATGAAGAAGCTTGGGGTCAAGCGTTAACGAATCAATTAGATCTTTATGAAGTTATTAGAAAATAATAGCGAAATCGAGAGGAGCCATAATATGATCACAACACCAGAAAAAATTAATGTTATTGATGTAGAATCATTACCAATACAAATAGGAAAAGAAATCGTTATTAAAGGGGAATCAATTGCTTTATTTCGTTTATCAAACGGAGAAGTATATGCAATCGAAAGTACTTGTCCATATACTAATGGGCCACTTGCAGAAGGTATTGTTTCAGGTGAATATGTATTTTGTCCGCTACGTGACTGGAAAATTTCATTAAGAACTGGTGAAGTACAAAAACCAGATGATGGAATTGTAAAAACATATGAAACAGAAATAATTGACGGTTATGTTTATATTATGGTGTAACTTATGACAAAAAAAGATGGATTTATCTCATTTGTAGGTGCTGGTCCTGGCGATTTAGGTTTAATAACTGAAAAAGGAATGAATTGTATTCGAGAAGCAGAAGTAATCTTATACGATCGACTTGCAAATCCAAGATTACTACGAGAAGCGACTGGAAATTGTGAATTCATTTACTGTGGAAAGCTCCCTGATCGACATACTATGCGACAAGAAATGATTAATCAAACATTAGTCAATTATGCAAAAGAAGGTAAATATGTCGTTAGATTAAAAGGTGGAGACCCATCAGTTTTCGGAAGAGTAGGGGAAGAAGCAGAGGAAGCTTCAAAGCATAATATACCTTATGAAATTGTACCGGGCATTACATCTAGCATCGCTGCAGCTGCATATGCTGGTATTCCAGTCACACATCGTGAATATAGTACAAGCTTTACATTAAGAACTGGACATAAATGTTTGGAAAATGAAGATTTAAAGGAATCAAATTGTTCCGATCAGTTAGGAGATACACTTGCATATTACATGGGAGTAAATAATCTCCCTAAAATATGTAAGCATTTAATCCAAAATGGTAAATCGAAAGAAACTCCGGTAGCTGTAATACAGTGGGGAACAATTGGAAAACAAAAAGTTGTTGAAGGAACGATTGAAACAATTGTATCAAATATTGAGAAAGAAAAAATTACAAATCCTGCGATGACTATTATTGGAGATGTAGTTAAACTTCGCTCAAAGCTTGCTTGGTTTGATAAGAAAAAATATTTTGGACGAAAAATTTTATTGGCAAAAGCTACTGCAACAGTAGAAAAGAAAGGACTAGAAGCTTATTTATCTGAGAATGGTGCTGAGGTTTATTCTTTTCCTACACTTAAATTGGTTGAACTTCCAATTGAAAATGATCAGTTAGTTGATGCATTTTGTCATGAAAGATTAGTTTTTTGTACGCCAGAAAGTGTGGAATTATTTATTTCTAATATGCACAGATCAAATTACGATGTACGTAAACTTCCAATGAGAATTGAGTCAATTTCTTCGAAGACAAGTAAGGTACTTGCGAAGTATGGAATTCTTGCAGAGAAGTTCATTGATGAAGAAGTCTCAACAGTATTTGTTGGATCTCAAGACAAGGAAGACCCAAAGCCACCTAAATCTAAATTTTTGGCAACACATAAAATTATTGCAGATTCTCGCTTTGATGTAATAAATCAAAGAATGTTAGATGAAACGAATTGGGAGTCAATTATTTTTCCAAATAAGTCGTCGGTAGATTGGTTATTAAAAGAATTAAATGAAACAGATCAACATGCTTTAAAAAATTTACCTTTTGCATATATCGGTGAATCAGTTAAGGAATATGCATTTAAGTGTGGTTTTACAAAAGTTGATGAAGAACTACAAGATCAACTATTGCTTAGAGATTGGAAGTGAAGTCATGTTTGATGCCGTCGTTTATATTGGACACGGAAGTCGTAGGCAAGAAGGTAATGAACAATTTATTCACTTTATTCAGTCAGTCATCAAAAACGTTGCAGTCCAAAAACAAGAGTATGCATTTTTAGAATTAGATGAGCCAACCATTCAGCAAACGTTAGAAAAAGTAATTTTAGAAGGTGCGCAAAAAATATTAGTCGTACCAGTATTATTATTTGCAGCCGGTCATTTTAAACGAGATATACCAGACGAATTAAATCTTATATTAGACCGATTTCCACAAGTGAAGATTACAATAACTGAACCGTTTGGTGTACATGAGAAAATGATTCAATTAGTTCAAAAACGAGTAATGGTCGCAAAAGAAACTAGTCATTCTGCAATATTATTAGTCGGACGAGGTAGTAGTGATACTGAGCCAATTGAAATGCTTGAACAAATAGGAAATGCTGTAGAGGATCGTATGGGAGTACCTGTTCGGACAGCTTTTTTAACAGCTGGAAAACCAAAGTTAGAAGATATGATTAATAAGATGAGTAAAGAATTTCAAAGTATTTATGTTATGCCCTATTTATTATTTACAGGTCTACTGCTTGAAAAAATTAAGAGACGCATTGCACTAGAAAATGAAAAGTTTCACCTGTGTGGGAATTTACAATTTGATGAATTAATGAGTGAAGCACTTATAGAACGTATTCAAGAAAAGGTAAAAAGTCTAAATAAAGGGTGATAAATTTGAAAGAAATTATAGATACAATTGGAAATGCAGCTTTAGTTAGGACAAACCAAGTAAATTCAAGTAAAACAAAATATATGGTTCCTACAATGATGGCAGGCTTTTTTGTAGGATTAGGTATTATATTAATCTTCACAATTGGTGGATTACTAGCTCCCACTGCCTTTGCTGGAACAAAAATTATTATGGGTGTTTCATTTGGAATTGCATTAAGTTTAGTCATTATGGCTGGAGCAGATTTATTTACGGGAAATAACATGATTATGTCAATTGGCATGTTAGAAAAAAAGGTGAGTTGGACTGATACTTTGAAAGTATGGTGCTATAGCTATCTTGGAAATTTATTAGGTTCAGTACTTGTAGCTGTATTGTTTGTATACTCTGGATTAGCTAATGGTGGTGTAGCAGATTTTATTAATAATGCAGCATCAGCAAAAATGAATGCTCCATTTGTTGAGCTACTAATACGTGGAATTCTTTGTAATATTCTTGTTTGTTTAGCTCTTTGGTGTTCATTTAAAATGAAATCTGAATCTGGTAAATTAATTATGGTATTCTGGTGCTTGTTTTCATTTATTACTTCAGGGTTTGAACATAGCATTGCAAATATGACATTATTATCAATCTCTTTATTAATCAAACACCCTGAAACAATTACATTCGCAGGAATGGTTTCAAATTTAATACCAGTTACAATTGGTAATATTATAGGTGGAAGTCTTTTTGTTGGAGCGGCTTACTGGGTTTCTAGTTCTGGAACTACAAATAAAAAATTATCATCTACTAAAAACAGTCATAGTAAGAAAGTAAGTTAATAAAATTTGCATAAAAAGGAAACAACCTTATTCAAAAACTGAATAAGGTTGTTTTTTTACGCATGAAAGTGAAAACAGTACTATTCTTCTTTTGTTGTTAAATCAACAAAAATAATGATACTGATTACTGCTACTAGGATTAATGAAAATGTTAAAATGAACAATTTAATTCACTCCTACCATGTTTTGAAGCCCTCTGATCCTGTCGGATGATGTTGATGCATCATATGTGATAATGGAATTGTATAAGCAATTAAGATTAATACAATCGATACACCAATCCATAACCACCAATTTTCTAAAATACGTGGCGTGTTTTCAGTATTACTTTCAGCAACTGGGAATTCTACTAATTCTTCCTTAGATTGAGCTGTCGGTAAAGCGAAAATTGATTGAGCGACAATAAAAATTAATAACAAAGCAGATAAAAATAAGATTGAACCACCAACTGCAACTGTAAAATGGTTTGTGAAAACGCCAGTAAACCATTTGGCTGCTGCCGGATGTCCCATATAATCGGTATATGAAGTACGTCTTGGAGCACCGTAGAGGCCAAGTATGTGCATTGTTGTTGACATTAAAAACATACCAATAGCCCATGTGAAAATTTGGATAAACGCTAATCTTTGAATTTCTTTTGTAAGTTTTTTCCCTGTTAAATAAGGAATTAACCAAAAAGTTAATCCGAAAAATGTCATAGCGACAGGTGTACCAACTGTAATATGGAAATGACCTACAATCCAAAGTGTATTATGAACGATCTCGTCTAGTTGATAACTTGCATTTATTATCCCACCTGCACCACCAGGAGCAAAAAATAACATTGCTATGAAAAGTGATGTAAAGCGAACATCTTTCCAAGGTAATTTAAAGAACCAACCGAATAGCCCACTTGCACCTTTTTTCCTTCCTGAAATTTCAAATACCGCAAACATAGAGAAAGCAGTCATTAACGACGGGATAATTACCATAAATGTTAACACCGTTTGGAGGAATTTCCAGAAACTTGAAATCCCAGGTTCTTGGAGTTGATGGTGAAACCCAACCGGAATTGAGAATAACAGGAATAAGATAAATGCTAATCGTGCAAGTGAATCACTAAATACTTCTCCGC from Arthrobacter citreus encodes the following:
- a CDS encoding NAD(P)/FAD-dependent oxidoreductase — its product is MKRKLLMIGNGMAGVRCIEEILKRNKNLFEITIIGDEPHPNYNRIMLSNVLQGKTTIDEININDWNWYEENQITLLTNERVTEISPLDKIVETEKGKMISYDELIIATGSRAFILPIPGNQLEGVVGFRTIQDTELMINCAQKYKKAVVIGGGLLGLEAARGLIDRGMEVHVVHLLPTLMEQQLDEPAAKMLKKDLEAQGMNFLMEKQTVSINGTNRVEGINFSDGTSLECDLVVMAVGIRPNISLAKNAGIDVNRAILVNDFMQSSDSSIYAVGECAEHNGTTYGLVAPLYEQGIVLADHITGFPTNGYKGSILSTQLKVSGCDLFSGGLIHEEDDTQAIVINDQFAGLYKKVIVRDEKVVGVVLYGDASDGNRLFNMLKNETNIKEFTSASILHKSGEDSAEDFVLSMSANDTVCGCNGVTKGTIVQSILEQELTTFEDVKSCTKAGASCGKCKGMVESILAATLGDTFDPNAAKPGMCGCTHLSRDEVMNEIKEKGLQTPREVRMVLGFESEEGCSKCRPALNYYLRMMYPNDYHDDKSSRFVNERMEGNIQKDGSFSIVPRMYGGVTTGDELIKIGEVANKFSIPLVKVTGASRVGLYGVKKEDVPKVWQELGMRSGYAYSKSLRNVKSCVGNRFCRFGTQDSLGLGIQLEKAIEMVDTPHKMKMGVTGCPRNCAEVLTKDFGVICVENGYQLYIGGNGGTEVRECDQLTTVITEEEVIHMAKAYVQFYRETGVYGERTAPWVERLGVDTVKEVLLNKEQENALVEKFNQAKATYEEAWGQALTNQLDLYEVIRK
- the nirD gene encoding nitrite reductase small subunit NirD translates to MITTPEKINVIDVESLPIQIGKEIVIKGESIALFRLSNGEVYAIESTCPYTNGPLAEGIVSGEYVFCPLRDWKISLRTGEVQKPDDGIVKTYETEIIDGYVYIMV
- the cobA gene encoding uroporphyrinogen-III C-methyltransferase is translated as MTKKDGFISFVGAGPGDLGLITEKGMNCIREAEVILYDRLANPRLLREATGNCEFIYCGKLPDRHTMRQEMINQTLVNYAKEGKYVVRLKGGDPSVFGRVGEEAEEASKHNIPYEIVPGITSSIAAAAYAGIPVTHREYSTSFTLRTGHKCLENEDLKESNCSDQLGDTLAYYMGVNNLPKICKHLIQNGKSKETPVAVIQWGTIGKQKVVEGTIETIVSNIEKEKITNPAMTIIGDVVKLRSKLAWFDKKKYFGRKILLAKATATVEKKGLEAYLSENGAEVYSFPTLKLVELPIENDQLVDAFCHERLVFCTPESVELFISNMHRSNYDVRKLPMRIESISSKTSKVLAKYGILAEKFIDEEVSTVFVGSQDKEDPKPPKSKFLATHKIIADSRFDVINQRMLDETNWESIIFPNKSSVDWLLKELNETDQHALKNLPFAYIGESVKEYAFKCGFTKVDEELQDQLLLRDWK
- a CDS encoding sirohydrochlorin chelatase → MFDAVVYIGHGSRRQEGNEQFIHFIQSVIKNVAVQKQEYAFLELDEPTIQQTLEKVILEGAQKILVVPVLLFAAGHFKRDIPDELNLILDRFPQVKITITEPFGVHEKMIQLVQKRVMVAKETSHSAILLVGRGSSDTEPIEMLEQIGNAVEDRMGVPVRTAFLTAGKPKLEDMINKMSKEFQSIYVMPYLLFTGLLLEKIKRRIALENEKFHLCGNLQFDELMSEALIERIQEKVKSLNKG
- a CDS encoding formate/nitrite transporter family protein, coding for MKEIIDTIGNAALVRTNQVNSSKTKYMVPTMMAGFFVGLGIILIFTIGGLLAPTAFAGTKIIMGVSFGIALSLVIMAGADLFTGNNMIMSIGMLEKKVSWTDTLKVWCYSYLGNLLGSVLVAVLFVYSGLANGGVADFINNAASAKMNAPFVELLIRGILCNILVCLALWCSFKMKSESGKLIMVFWCLFSFITSGFEHSIANMTLLSISLLIKHPETITFAGMVSNLIPVTIGNIIGGSLFVGAAYWVSSSGTTNKKLSSTKNSHSKKVS
- a CDS encoding b(o/a)3-type cytochrome-c oxidase subunit 1, with amino-acid sequence MIGKSDRKLALTHIIVAYIAFLLGTFAGLLQVFVRNKALELPKWLDYYQVLTAHGILLAIVFTTYFIFGFLITGMSKTLGDFGPKVKSFSWVGFIVMTIGTILAVIMILSGQASVLYTFYAPLQASAWFYVALALFVVGTWITGFALVGQYVAWKKKNKGMISPLIAFMTVATIALWVIASLGVAATVLFQFIPWAFGWVDTINVELSRSLFWFFGHPLVYFWLLPAYIGWYAIMPKIVGGEVFSDSLARLAFILFLLFSIPVGFHHQLQEPGISSFWKFLQTVLTFMVIIPSLMTAFSMFAVFEISGRKKGASGLFGWFFKLPWKDVRFTSLFIAMLFFAPGGAGGIINASYQLDEIVHNTLWIVGHFHITVGTPVAMTFFGLTFWLIPYLTGKKLTKEIQRLAFIQIFTWAIGMFLMSTTMHILGLYGAPRRTSYTDYMGHPAAAKWFTGVFTNHFTVAVGGSILFLSALLLIFIVAQSIFALPTAQSKEELVEFPVAESNTENTPRILENWWLWIGVSIVLILIAYTIPLSHMMHQHHPTGSEGFKTW